A single region of the Pseudomonas solani genome encodes:
- the parE gene encoding DNA topoisomerase IV subunit B: MAQQNAYNADAIEVLSGLDPVRKRPGMYTDTSRPNHLAQEVIDNSVDEALAGHAKSVQVILHEDNSLEVIDDGRGMPVDIHPEEGVPGVELILTKLHAGGKFSNKNYQFSGGLHGVGISVVNALSTLVEVRVKRDGSEYRMTFADGFKSSDLEVIGSVGKRNTGTSVHFWPDAKYFDSHKFSVSRLKHVLKAKAVLCPGLLVSFEDKASGERIEWHYEDGLRSYLVDAVSEFERLPAEPFCGSLAGNKEAVDWALLWLPEGGDSVQESYVNLIPTAQGGTHVNGLRQGLLDAMREFCEFRNLLPRGLKLAPEDVWERIAFVLSMKMQDAQFSGQTKERLSSREAAAFVGGVVKDAFSLWLNAHPELGLQLAELAISNAGRRLKAGKKVERKKITQGPALPGKLADCAGQDPMRSELFLVEGDSAGGSAKQARDKEFQAILPLRGKILNTWEVDGSEVLASQEVHNIAVAIGVDPGAEDMSQLRYGKICILADADSDGLHIATLLCALFVQHFRPLVDAGHVYVAMPPLYRIDLGKEIYYALDEAERDGILDRLVAEKKRGKPQVTRFKGLGEMNPPQLRETTMDPNTRRLVQLTLEDVEATAEIMDMLLAKKRAGDRKSWLESKGNLAEVLA; the protein is encoded by the coding sequence ATGGCCCAGCAGAACGCTTACAACGCAGACGCCATCGAAGTCCTTTCCGGCCTCGACCCGGTGCGCAAGCGCCCGGGCATGTACACCGACACCAGCCGGCCCAACCACCTGGCCCAGGAAGTCATCGACAACAGCGTCGACGAAGCGCTGGCCGGGCACGCCAAGAGCGTGCAGGTGATCCTCCATGAGGACAACTCGCTGGAAGTGATCGACGATGGCCGTGGCATGCCGGTGGACATCCACCCCGAAGAAGGCGTGCCCGGTGTCGAGCTGATCCTCACCAAGCTCCACGCGGGCGGCAAGTTCTCCAACAAGAACTACCAGTTCTCCGGCGGCCTGCACGGCGTGGGCATCTCGGTGGTGAACGCCTTGTCGACCCTGGTCGAGGTGCGGGTCAAGCGCGATGGCAGCGAATACCGCATGACCTTCGCCGATGGCTTCAAGTCCAGCGACCTGGAAGTGATCGGCAGCGTCGGCAAGCGCAACACCGGCACCAGCGTGCACTTCTGGCCCGACGCCAAGTACTTCGACTCGCACAAGTTCTCCGTCAGCCGCCTCAAGCACGTGCTCAAGGCCAAGGCCGTGCTCTGCCCGGGCCTGCTGGTGAGCTTCGAGGACAAGGCCAGCGGCGAACGCATCGAGTGGCACTACGAAGACGGCCTGCGCTCCTACCTGGTGGATGCCGTCAGCGAGTTCGAACGCCTGCCGGCCGAGCCGTTCTGCGGCAGCTTGGCGGGTAACAAGGAGGCGGTGGACTGGGCCCTGCTGTGGCTGCCCGAAGGCGGCGACAGCGTCCAGGAAAGCTACGTCAACCTGATTCCCACGGCCCAGGGCGGCACCCACGTCAACGGCTTGCGCCAGGGCCTGCTGGATGCCATGCGCGAGTTCTGCGAGTTCCGCAACCTGCTGCCCCGTGGCCTGAAACTGGCCCCGGAAGACGTCTGGGAGCGCATTGCCTTCGTCCTCTCGATGAAGATGCAGGACGCCCAGTTCTCCGGCCAGACCAAGGAGCGCCTGTCCTCCCGCGAGGCTGCGGCCTTCGTCGGTGGCGTGGTCAAGGATGCCTTCAGCCTGTGGCTCAACGCCCACCCGGAGCTGGGGCTGCAGCTGGCCGAGCTGGCCATCAGCAACGCCGGTCGCCGCCTCAAGGCGGGCAAGAAGGTCGAGCGCAAGAAGATCACCCAGGGCCCCGCATTGCCGGGCAAGCTGGCCGATTGTGCCGGCCAGGACCCGATGCGCTCGGAGCTGTTCCTGGTGGAGGGTGACTCCGCCGGCGGCTCGGCCAAGCAGGCGCGGGACAAGGAATTCCAGGCGATCCTGCCGTTGCGCGGCAAGATCCTCAACACCTGGGAAGTGGACGGCAGCGAAGTCCTGGCCAGCCAGGAAGTGCACAACATCGCCGTGGCCATCGGGGTCGACCCGGGTGCCGAGGACATGAGCCAGCTGCGCTACGGCAAGATCTGCATCCTCGCCGACGCCGACTCCGACGGCCTGCACATCGCCACCTTGCTCTGTGCCCTGTTCGTCCAGCACTTCCGCCCGCTGGTGGATGCCGGCCACGTCTACGTCGCCATGCCGCCGCTGTACCGCATCGACCTGGGCAAGGAGATCTACTACGCCCTGGACGAAGCCGAGCGCGACGGCATTCTCGACCGCCTGGTGGCGGAGAAGAAACGCGGCAAGCCGCAGGTCACCCGATTCAAGGGGCTGGGTGAAATGAACCCGCCGCAACTGCGCGAGACCACCATGGACCCGAACACCCGGCGTCTGGTGCAGTTGACCCTGGAAGACGTCGAGGCCACCGCGGAAATCATGGACATGCTGCTGGCGAAGAAACGCGCCGGTGACCGCAAGTCCTGGCTGGAATCCAAGGGCAACCTGGCCGAGGTCCTGGCGTGA
- a CDS encoding YqiA/YcfP family alpha/beta fold hydrolase encodes MPGCRVSTEQPSLLYIHGFNSSPESQKARQLSALMQRLGLAERLRVPTLHHQPREAIAQLEEALAALGRPTLVGSSLGGYYATHLAERHGLRAVLINPAVAPHRLFDGQLGPQKNYYSGETWELTQAHVDALAELEVPPPQDPARYQVWLQTADETLDYRHAERYYRACALRIEAGGDHGFQQFPAHLPALLAYAGFPAQLWRDIDFSTL; translated from the coding sequence TTGCCAGGATGCCGCGTGTCGACCGAACAGCCCTCCCTTCTCTATATCCACGGCTTCAACAGCTCGCCCGAGTCGCAGAAGGCGCGCCAGCTCAGCGCGCTCATGCAGCGCCTGGGCCTGGCTGAGCGGCTGCGTGTACCGACCCTGCACCACCAGCCACGCGAGGCCATCGCGCAGCTCGAGGAGGCCTTGGCTGCGCTGGGTCGGCCGACGCTGGTAGGCAGCTCCCTGGGCGGCTACTATGCGACCCACCTGGCCGAGCGGCACGGGCTCAGGGCCGTCCTGATCAACCCGGCGGTGGCCCCGCACCGGTTGTTCGATGGCCAGCTGGGACCGCAGAAGAACTATTACAGCGGCGAGACCTGGGAGCTGACGCAGGCGCATGTGGATGCCCTGGCCGAGCTCGAGGTACCGCCCCCGCAGGACCCGGCCCGCTACCAGGTGTGGTTGCAGACGGCCGACGAAACCCTGGATTACCGCCATGCCGAGCGCTACTACCGCGCCTGCGCCCTGCGCATCGAGGCCGGTGGCGACCATGGTTTCCAGCAATTCCCTGCCCACCTGCCGGCCTTGCTGGCGTACGCCGGTTTTCCCGCCCAGTTATGGCGTGATATCGACTTTTCCACCCTTTGA
- the cpdA gene encoding 3',5'-cyclic-AMP phosphodiesterase produces MISPKETALSSASTLAIDSSVLLVQLSDSHLFAEEDGRLLGMNTSDSLQRVIERVLEEQPRIDLVLATGDLSQDGSIESYERFRDLCSVIPANSRWFPGNHDEVQVMEQVCAGTDLLEPIIDFPAWRVVLLDSTISGAVPGHMPPEQLELLERAVSEAPDKHVLISFHHHPVPIGCRWMDPIGVRNPDALFTVLDRFPQVRAVLWGHVHQEFDQMRNGVRLLASPSTCVQFAPGSEEFQVDTEAPGYRWLRLRDDGVLETGVSRVTGIDFEVDYSVKGY; encoded by the coding sequence ATGATTTCGCCCAAGGAGACCGCCTTGTCGAGCGCGTCCACTCTCGCCATTGATTCATCGGTGCTGCTGGTGCAGCTTTCCGATAGTCATCTATTTGCCGAAGAGGACGGACGACTCCTGGGCATGAATACCTCCGACAGCCTGCAGCGGGTGATCGAGCGGGTACTGGAAGAACAGCCACGCATCGACCTGGTGCTGGCCACCGGCGACCTGTCCCAGGACGGCAGCATCGAGTCCTACGAGCGTTTCCGCGACCTGTGCTCGGTGATCCCCGCCAACAGCCGCTGGTTCCCCGGCAACCATGATGAAGTGCAGGTGATGGAACAGGTCTGTGCCGGCACCGACCTGCTCGAGCCGATCATCGACTTCCCCGCGTGGCGCGTGGTGCTGCTGGATTCCACCATCAGCGGCGCGGTTCCCGGGCACATGCCGCCGGAACAGCTGGAGCTGCTGGAGCGCGCCGTGAGCGAGGCGCCGGACAAGCACGTGCTGATCAGCTTCCACCATCACCCGGTGCCCATCGGCTGCCGCTGGATGGATCCGATCGGCGTGCGCAACCCGGATGCGCTGTTCACCGTGCTGGACCGCTTCCCCCAGGTACGCGCCGTGCTCTGGGGCCATGTGCACCAGGAGTTCGACCAGATGCGCAATGGCGTGCGCCTGCTGGCGTCGCCCTCCACCTGCGTGCAGTTCGCGCCGGGCAGCGAGGAGTTCCAGGTCGACACCGAGGCGCCGGGCTATCGCTGGCTGCGCCTGCGGGACGACGGCGTGCTGGAAACCGGCGTATCACGGGTAACCGGTATCGACTTCGAAGTGGATTACAGCGTCAAAGGTTATTGA
- a CDS encoding DUF1249 domain-containing protein, translating into MDVNLLRDRYRVDLVGLQAACEANYARLMRLLPHMREAQSSRRVALSQGERLVGVLALDVVEACPYTTTLKVRQELSLPWLPSPQLEVRVYHDARMAEVVSAENARRLRSFYPYPNADMHQPDEKSQLNLFLGEWLSHCLACGHELEPVL; encoded by the coding sequence GTGGATGTGAATCTGCTGCGCGATCGCTACCGGGTGGACCTCGTCGGGCTGCAAGCGGCCTGCGAGGCGAACTATGCCCGGCTGATGCGATTGCTGCCGCACATGCGCGAAGCCCAGTCTTCGCGCCGCGTGGCCCTCAGCCAGGGCGAACGCCTGGTGGGGGTGCTGGCGCTGGATGTGGTCGAAGCCTGCCCCTACACCACCACGCTCAAGGTGCGCCAGGAGCTCAGCCTGCCCTGGTTGCCCTCTCCGCAGTTGGAGGTGCGCGTCTACCACGATGCGCGCATGGCCGAGGTGGTCAGCGCCGAGAATGCCCGGCGCCTGCGCAGCTTCTACCCCTACCCGAACGCCGATATGCACCAGCCCGACGAGAAGAGCCAGCTCAACCTCTTCCTCGGCGAATGGCTCAGCCATTGCCTGGCCTGTGGCCACGAACTGGAACCCGTGCTTTAG
- a CDS encoding NUDIX domain-containing protein yields the protein MIDTFKPGPDAVEIIKREECFRGFYRLDRLHLRHRQFSGEMGPTLSRELFVRHDAVCVLPYDPQRDQVVLIEQFRVGAMQKSANPWMLELVAGLIDKDEEPDEVARREAVEEADLTLTSLWPITAYYPSPGGSDEFVHLYVGRCDSGAAGGVHGLAEEGEDIRVHVLSFADALAALRDGRIINAAAIIALQWLALNRDEVRGMWM from the coding sequence ATGATAGATACCTTCAAACCCGGACCGGACGCGGTCGAGATCATCAAGCGCGAAGAATGCTTCCGTGGCTTCTATCGCCTGGATCGCCTGCACCTGCGTCATCGCCAGTTCTCCGGGGAGATGGGGCCGACCCTCAGCCGCGAGCTCTTCGTGCGCCACGATGCCGTGTGCGTGCTGCCCTACGACCCGCAGCGCGACCAGGTGGTGCTGATCGAGCAGTTCCGCGTCGGCGCCATGCAGAAGAGCGCCAACCCCTGGATGCTGGAGCTGGTGGCCGGGCTGATCGACAAGGACGAGGAACCGGACGAGGTGGCCCGCCGTGAGGCCGTCGAGGAAGCCGACCTGACGCTGACGTCGTTGTGGCCGATCACCGCCTATTATCCTTCTCCAGGGGGATCGGACGAATTCGTGCATCTCTACGTCGGGCGCTGCGACAGCGGCGCTGCCGGTGGCGTGCACGGTCTGGCGGAAGAGGGCGAGGACATCCGCGTCCACGTGCTGTCCTTCGCCGATGCCCTGGCCGCGCTGCGCGACGGCCGGATCATCAACGCCGCCGCCATCATCGCCCTGCAATGGCTGGCACTGAACCGGGATGAAGTTCGGGGGATGTGGATGTGA
- a CDS encoding RsiV family protein translates to MLLLGFALLLGACQALTPGDGGLAVKRDAWEHLKPGCQGDSCPLVNIDVISFPDHPQLSERVTQRLLRMTADAPDAPLPASLQSYEKDFLQRAEPGWASYLQAKVREQRDQLTIIELSSYLATGGAHGMPGRGLINYDRTLDKVLTLRDMLVPGQEAEFWKLAEQAHQRWLVANKLDQDPEYASTWPFQRTEHIALGRGALLLKYDVYSIAPYAGGHPELTIPYPQLNGILKPQYFPGRG, encoded by the coding sequence CTGCTCCTTCTCGGCTTCGCCCTCCTCCTCGGCGCCTGCCAGGCCCTGACGCCCGGCGACGGCGGCCTGGCCGTCAAGCGCGATGCCTGGGAGCACCTCAAGCCCGGTTGCCAGGGCGACAGCTGCCCACTGGTGAACATCGACGTCATCAGCTTTCCCGATCACCCGCAGCTCAGCGAACGGGTGACCCAGCGCCTGCTGCGCATGACGGCCGACGCACCGGATGCACCGCTGCCGGCCTCCCTGCAGTCCTACGAGAAGGACTTCCTGCAGCGCGCCGAGCCGGGCTGGGCCAGCTACCTGCAAGCCAAGGTGCGTGAACAACGTGACCAATTGACCATCATCGAACTGTCCAGCTACCTGGCCACCGGCGGTGCCCACGGCATGCCCGGGCGCGGCCTGATCAACTACGACCGCACGCTGGACAAGGTGCTGACCCTGCGCGACATGCTCGTCCCCGGCCAGGAAGCCGAGTTCTGGAAGCTCGCCGAGCAGGCCCACCAGCGCTGGCTGGTCGCCAACAAGCTGGACCAGGACCCGGAATACGCGAGCACCTGGCCCTTCCAGCGCACCGAGCACATCGCCCTCGGCCGTGGCGCGCTGCTGCTCAAGTACGACGTCTACAGCATCGCGCCCTATGCGGGCGGGCACCCGGAGCTGACCATCCCCTACCCGCAACTCAACGGGATATTGAAGCCGCAATACTTCCCCGGCCGCGGCTGA
- the cytX gene encoding putative hydroxymethylpyrimidine transporter CytX, giving the protein MTTPSYSPTLPVPAGQRVFGARDLFSLWFSLGVGLMVLQLGALLAPGLGLAGSLAAIACGTAVGVLLLGAAAVIGSDTGLSAMGTLGLALGKRGAVLPALLNLLQLVGWGAFEIIVMRDAASLLATRAWGEGSALASPALWTLFFGALATLLAVTGPLTFVRRVLRKWGIWLLLGACIWLTWNLFDKADLGAIWARGGDGSLPFALGFDIAIAMPLSWLPLIADYSRFGKRARNVFGGTALGFFLGNFWLMSLGVAYTLAFAPSGEVNALLLALAGAGLGIPLLLILLDESENAFADIHSAAVSSGILVPVKVEHLALAIGALCTLIAWFAPLAEYQNFLLLIGSVFAPLFGVVLVDHFVLRRRREELAPRRALRWDTLTAWACGVTVYHLLANFMPEVGATLPALLLAGGLQLVLGSLSRGRGSIAASISR; this is encoded by the coding sequence GTGACCACTCCCAGCTACTCGCCGACCCTGCCGGTTCCCGCCGGCCAGCGCGTCTTCGGCGCGCGCGACCTGTTCTCCCTCTGGTTCTCCCTCGGCGTCGGCCTGATGGTGCTGCAACTCGGCGCGCTGCTGGCGCCGGGGCTCGGCCTGGCCGGTTCACTGGCGGCCATCGCCTGCGGCACCGCTGTCGGCGTGTTGCTGCTGGGCGCTGCGGCGGTGATCGGCAGCGACACCGGCCTCTCCGCCATGGGCACCCTCGGCCTTGCCCTGGGCAAACGCGGCGCGGTGCTGCCGGCGCTGCTCAACCTCCTGCAACTGGTGGGTTGGGGCGCATTCGAGATCATCGTCATGCGCGATGCCGCCAGCCTGCTGGCCACCCGTGCCTGGGGCGAGGGCAGCGCCTTGGCCTCGCCGGCGCTCTGGACCCTGTTCTTCGGGGCGTTGGCGACGTTGCTGGCGGTGACCGGCCCGCTCACCTTCGTGCGCCGCGTGCTGCGCAAGTGGGGCATCTGGCTGCTGCTGGGCGCCTGCATCTGGCTGACCTGGAACCTGTTCGACAAGGCCGACCTGGGCGCCATCTGGGCGCGTGGCGGCGACGGCTCGCTGCCCTTCGCACTGGGCTTCGACATCGCCATCGCCATGCCGCTGTCCTGGCTGCCGCTGATCGCCGACTACTCGCGCTTCGGCAAGCGCGCACGCAATGTGTTCGGCGGTACTGCCCTGGGCTTCTTCCTCGGCAACTTCTGGCTGATGAGCCTGGGCGTCGCCTACACCCTGGCCTTCGCCCCGAGCGGCGAGGTCAACGCACTGTTGCTGGCACTGGCCGGTGCCGGCCTGGGCATCCCGCTGCTGCTGATCCTGCTGGACGAGTCGGAGAACGCCTTCGCCGACATCCATTCGGCGGCGGTTTCCAGCGGCATCCTGGTGCCGGTGAAGGTGGAGCACCTGGCCCTGGCCATCGGCGCGCTGTGCACCTTGATCGCCTGGTTCGCGCCGCTGGCCGAGTACCAGAACTTCCTGCTGCTGATCGGCTCGGTGTTCGCGCCGCTGTTTGGCGTGGTGCTGGTGGATCACTTCGTGCTGCGCCGCCGTCGCGAGGAGCTGGCACCGCGCCGGGCCCTGCGTTGGGACACGCTGACCGCCTGGGCCTGCGGGGTGACCGTCTACCACCTGCTGGCGAACTTCATGCCCGAGGTGGGCGCCACCCTGCCGGCCTTGCTGCTGGCCGGCGGGCTGCAGTTGGTGCTGGGCTCCCTCAGCCGCGGCCGGGGAAGTATTGCGGCTTCAATATCCCGTTGA
- the thiC gene encoding phosphomethylpyrimidine synthase ThiC, with protein sequence MTAKQQANLSESAQVDQQSIQPFPRSQKIYVQGSRPDIRVPMREISLDVTPTAFGGEINAPVMVYDTSGPYTDPSVTIDVRKGLADVRSKWIDDRGDTELLAGLSSSFGQERLASAELTAMRFAHVRNPRRAKAGCNVSQMHYARQGIITPEMEFVAIRENMKLAEARAAGLLKEQHAGHSFGASIPAVITPEFVREEIARGRAIIPANINHTELEPMIIGRNFLVKINGNIGNSALGSSIEEEVAKLTWGIRWGSDTVMDLSTGKHIHETREWIIRNSPVPIGTVPIYQALEKVGGIAENLTWELFRDTLIEQAEQGVDYFTIHAGVLLRYVPLTAKRVTGIVSRGGSIMAKWCLAHHQENFLYTHFEEICEIMKAYDVSFSLGDGLRPGSIADANDAAQFGELETLGELTKIAWKHDVQCMIEGPGHVPMQLIKENMDKQLECCDEAPFYTLGPLTTDIAPGYDHITSGIGAAMIGWFGCAMLCYVTPKEHLGLPNKDDVKTGIITYKIAAHAADLAKGHPGAQIRDNALSKARFEFRWEDQFNLGLDPDTARAFHDETLPKDSAKVAHFCSMCGPKFCSMKITQEVRDYAKENGLSEESRAIEAGFQEQAARFKDEGSVIYKQV encoded by the coding sequence ATGACTGCAAAACAACAAGCGAACCTGAGCGAGAGCGCCCAGGTCGACCAGCAATCCATCCAGCCTTTCCCCCGTTCCCAGAAGATCTACGTGCAGGGTTCGCGCCCGGACATCCGCGTGCCGATGCGCGAGATCAGCCTGGACGTGACCCCCACCGCCTTCGGCGGCGAGATCAACGCCCCGGTGATGGTCTACGACACCTCCGGCCCCTACACCGACCCGAGCGTGACCATCGACGTGCGCAAGGGCCTGGCCGACGTCCGCTCGAAATGGATCGACGACCGTGGCGACACCGAGCTGCTCGCCGGCCTGTCCTCCAGCTTCGGCCAGGAGCGCCTGGCCAGCGCCGAGCTGACCGCCATGCGCTTCGCCCACGTGCGCAACCCGCGCCGGGCCAAGGCCGGGTGCAACGTCAGCCAGATGCACTATGCCCGCCAGGGGATCATCACCCCGGAGATGGAGTTCGTCGCCATCCGCGAGAACATGAAGCTGGCCGAGGCGCGCGCCGCCGGCCTGCTCAAGGAGCAGCACGCCGGGCACAGCTTCGGCGCCAGCATCCCTGCGGTGATCACCCCCGAGTTCGTGCGTGAGGAGATCGCCCGCGGCCGCGCCATCATTCCCGCCAATATCAACCACACCGAGCTGGAGCCGATGATCATCGGCCGCAACTTCCTGGTGAAGATCAACGGCAACATCGGCAACTCGGCCCTGGGCTCCTCCATCGAGGAAGAAGTGGCCAAGCTGACCTGGGGCATCCGCTGGGGCTCGGACACGGTGATGGACCTGTCCACCGGCAAACACATCCACGAAACCCGCGAGTGGATCATCCGCAACTCGCCGGTGCCCATCGGCACCGTGCCGATCTACCAGGCGCTGGAGAAGGTCGGCGGCATCGCCGAGAACCTGACCTGGGAGCTGTTCCGCGACACGCTGATCGAGCAGGCCGAGCAGGGCGTCGACTACTTCACCATCCATGCCGGCGTGCTGCTGCGCTACGTGCCGCTGACCGCCAAGCGCGTCACCGGCATCGTGTCCCGTGGCGGCTCGATCATGGCCAAGTGGTGCCTGGCTCATCACCAGGAGAACTTCCTCTATACCCACTTCGAGGAAATCTGCGAAATCATGAAGGCCTACGACGTCAGCTTCTCGCTGGGCGACGGCCTGCGTCCGGGCTCCATCGCCGACGCCAACGACGCCGCGCAGTTCGGTGAGCTGGAGACCCTCGGCGAGCTGACCAAGATCGCCTGGAAGCACGACGTGCAGTGCATGATCGAAGGCCCCGGCCACGTGCCCATGCAACTGATCAAGGAGAACATGGACAAGCAGCTGGAGTGCTGCGACGAGGCGCCGTTCTATACCCTCGGCCCGCTGACCACCGACATTGCCCCCGGCTACGACCACATCACCAGCGGCATCGGTGCTGCCATGATCGGTTGGTTCGGTTGCGCCATGCTCTGCTACGTCACGCCCAAGGAGCACCTGGGCCTGCCGAACAAGGATGACGTGAAGACCGGGATCATCACCTACAAGATCGCCGCCCACGCCGCCGACCTCGCCAAAGGCCACCCGGGCGCGCAGATCCGCGACAACGCCCTGAGCAAGGCGCGCTTCGAGTTCCGCTGGGAAGACCAGTTCAACCTCGGCCTCGACCCGGACACCGCGCGCGCCTTCCACGACGAAACCCTGCCGAAGGACTCGGCCAAGGTGGCGCACTTCTGCTCCATGTGCGGGCCGAAGTTCTGCTCCATGAAGATCACCCAGGAGGTGCGCGACTACGCCAAGGAGAATGGCCTCTCCGAGGAAAGCCGCGCCATCGAGGCGGGCTTCCAGGAGCAGGCGGCACGCTTCAAGGACGAAGGCTCGGTGATCTACAAGCAGGTCTGA